The nucleotide window CCTCGGCCTTCTGGCGACACGTTCACTGACCTTCACGGGCATTCTCAACGAACAGGACATGATCGGCAGTCGCCGCAGCGCTTTTCTCGTGCGTAAGGGGATCTATCTTCTGGTCAGAGCGATCCTCAGCCTGTTTCGGACGGTCCCTGAATTCGTATGGGCCTTCATGTTTGTCCGGGCCGTGGGGCTGGGACCGTTCCCCGGTGTCCTGGCTATCGGGATTTCGTACGCGGGAATGCTGGGGAAGATCTACTCTGAGATCCTGGAACATGTGAATCCGGGGCCTCTGGAGGCGCTCCAGGCAACCGGCGCTTCGCGGCCCGCCATCCTGTTATATGGCCTGCTGCCGCAGGCCTTGCCGAACCTGGTCTCCTATACCCTGTACCGTTGGGAATGCGCGATTCGCGCATCGACGATTTTGGGATTCGTAGGCGCGGGCGGGATCGGGCAGCAACTTGAGATCTCGATGCGGATGTTTAATTTCAATCAGGTCCTCACCCTGGTGGCGATCCTGTTTGTGATAGTGGCGGGTGTGGATGCCTTGAGCGCCAGAATACGAAATACGATTCTGGGCCGGACGGCCGACTGATGGCGTGGCGTTCTACGCAGGCGGCGTGGCCGGCGGGAACCAGGGGACCGGATCGCCTCTCCACGCGTAATCTGATGATCGCGGCGGGACTCCTGACCCTCATGGTCTGGAGCTATGTGGGAACCGAGTTCTCGCTGCGCGAACTGCTGGGCGGCGAAAGTGCGATCCAGATCCTCACCTATATTCGGAAGCTCTTTCCGCCCGATCTCTCCACCCAGTTTCTGCTGAAGACCGGATACTGGGCGCTCGAGACCTTTGCCATGTCGTTCCTCGGAACGATCCTCGCGGTCCTGATCGCCTGCTCTCTCGTCTTTCTCTCCAGCCGCAACCTGATGTTCGCCGGGTTGCTGTTCGAAATGGAGCAGAGCCGACCGTGGGTACGAGCGCTCCGAACCATTCTCTGTTTCAGCGCCAAAGCCGTCCTCAATGTTCTTCGGACCATTCCCCATCTGGTTTGGGCACTGATCCTGGTCTTTGCGGTCGGCCTTGGTCCTTTCCCGGGGATGCTCGCACTCGGGATTCACACGGGCGGGGTCCTGGGGCGGCTCTTTGGGGAAGTCATAGAAAACGTCGAGATTCAGCCACTCGAGGCGTTACAGGCGACCGGCGCCGGCCGATTGCAGATCCTGTTCTACGGCATCCTCCCTCAGGCCTTGCCGGAGTGTCTCGCCTACACGCTGTACCGTTGGGAGGTGAACATCCGGGAAGCCGTCATCCTGGGCTACGTCGGCGCTGGGGGACTGGGCCAACAGATTCAGATCGCTATCAGTCTCTTCCTGGAACACCGGCTGCTGACCTTAATTCTGGCGATCTATCTAATTGTCACCGCCGTCGATACCCTCAGCGCCTATCTAAGAAGCCGGCTCGCATAACCCTGTCACTCGTATCGATGAGAACGTACGAGCGCGGTCCTGGCCAGTCTGCCGCCTGACGTAGTTGCTATACCCTGTCCAAGGGCCGATGAGGCGGGGGAGGTAACTCAACCTTCACCACGTCTCCCGGCCGCACTACCCCGCCCGTTCGCACCACCCCTATGAGGCCGAACCTTCCGCTCACTTATTTTCCGCCGGTGGACAGTTCAGTTGGAAGATATGAATATTGCCGCCGTTCCAGTGTGTCGTCTTTGCGCTTCCCGTGCCCTCTGGCTTTTCAGGGAGGATCGAATGACTCTTGCCAAACTCAACGATCGGCGTCTCGCTCAGCAGCGTAAGCTGTCTGTCATTCGCCAGAAGCTTGAAGGTGGCTTTCCAACTCTTTTCGCCCATCTTTTCGAGGCGCAATTTCAGTTTGGAGCAGTCGTCGGTTTCCATCGGAACGGTCATCTTGTGTCCGAACCAAGGCGCCTTCTTATAGCGATACGAGTTCTCCTCCAATAGCCAGTTGCCAAAGAACCAGCCGGAATCGTAGACTACGATGGTGTTGTCCTTCAAGATTTGGAAATTGATCGGTTCGCCTTTGTCTTTATCATCATCCTTGGTATTTATTTCAACTTCGAAATTAACGATATTCGTCGCTAACGCTGTCTGAAACGAGCCCAGCAGAAGAACGCCGGCAACAGCACCCGCGGTCACGTATTTCAGCATAATCGTTCACTCCTTGTTGACGTCATTACCATCCAGCAGCCGACATACACCATCTAACGCTTTCGACGACCGGGGCGATTCTCCTGCCAACCAAAGGCCTTGTCAAGCCCGTGCGTGGAGAGGGACGTTGTTTCTCAACGTGACATATTCGGTTTGTTGACCCTTTCAATCGCCCTTGTGACGGCGGCCGTGGCGACACCAAGATGTCGCGCAATCTCAGCGGCACCAAGGCCAAGCTCCTCCCTGCTTCGCCATGCGATCAGGGCACGGGTTTTACTCACTACGTTCCGGCGCACTCCGCCCGTGATCTCCGAACGGTTGATGCCGGCCTTTCCGCACTCTTCGTCAATAATATCTACTATCGTCCTCCCTCTGAGTCGGTGAGTGGTCTGCCGCAACTGCCTCTCTTCTGCTTCCCTGAGCACGGCCTGGACAAAGTCTCCACTGCCCAGAATTCGCTCATCCGATGCCTCTCGCTGACCTTTTCTTTGCACGGCACGCACCTGCGACCAGCCGCCTAGGCTACGGACCAGTCCGCCGCCGGTCATTGTCGGGTCGTGCCCCAATGACATGCCTTCTTCCATAAAGCGCCGGTAGCCCGCTATCGCCTTTCTCCCGGCTCCGCCGAACCTGGCAAGGACTTCTTCATTAGCCATCCAAGGGTAACTGCCCTTGCCGAGAATGCCGCGATGTCCGCTCCATGGGTAGCGGTCCAA belongs to Candidatus Methylomirabilis lanthanidiphila and includes:
- a CDS encoding phosphite transport system permease protein htxC; translation: MRNDLSPAPVSPALPTRRVSNAQIICSALFILTFLGSYRLAQVKPLLLLDPEGRRNIRTFVTGMFPPDLSWDFLSLLGRPIIETIQLSLMGTFMAVVIGFPLGLLATRSLTFTGILNEQDMIGSRRSAFLVRKGIYLLVRAILSLFRTVPEFVWAFMFVRAVGLGPFPGVLAIGISYAGMLGKIYSEILEHVNPGPLEALQATGASRPAILLYGLLPQALPNLVSYTLYRWECAIRASTILGFVGAGGIGQQLEISMRMFNFNQVLTLVAILFVIVAGVDALSARIRNTILGRTAD
- a CDS encoding phosphite transport system permease protein htxC is translated as MAWRSTQAAWPAGTRGPDRLSTRNLMIAAGLLTLMVWSYVGTEFSLRELLGGESAIQILTYIRKLFPPDLSTQFLLKTGYWALETFAMSFLGTILAVLIACSLVFLSSRNLMFAGLLFEMEQSRPWVRALRTILCFSAKAVLNVLRTIPHLVWALILVFAVGLGPFPGMLALGIHTGGVLGRLFGEVIENVEIQPLEALQATGAGRLQILFYGILPQALPECLAYTLYRWEVNIREAVILGYVGAGGLGQQIQIAISLFLEHRLLTLILAIYLIVTAVDTLSAYLRSRLA
- a CDS encoding Transposase IS200 like protein codes for the protein MPRQARLDTPGALHHIMVRGINKSVIFDDDEDKTRFLERLGYCVGEGGCVVYAWALMDNHVHILFRSGNDGISSVMRRLLTWYAQYYNRRHKRSGHLFENRYKSVLCDEEHYLLALVRYIHLNHVRANIVYTMAELDRYPWSGHRGILGKGSYPWMANEEVLARFGGAGRKAIAGYRRFMEEGMSLGHDPTMTGGGLVRSLGGWSQVRAVQRKGQREASDERILGSGDFVQAVLREAEERQLRQTTHRLRGRTIVDIIDEECGKAGINRSEITGGVRRNVVSKTRALIAWRSREELGLGAAEIARHLGVATAAVTRAIERVNKPNMSR